Proteins co-encoded in one Arachis hypogaea cultivar Tifrunner chromosome 13, arahy.Tifrunner.gnm2.J5K5, whole genome shotgun sequence genomic window:
- the LOC112736511 gene encoding aquaporin PIP2-7 encodes MAKDVEVEEQRGGGGGEYSAKDYHEPPPAPLIDAEELTKWSFYRALIAEFIATLLFLYITVLTIIGYSNQSDTTIKGNTQCDGVGILGIAWAFGGMIFILVYCTAGISGGHINPAVTFGLFLGRKVSLIRALLYIVAQCAGAICGAGLAKGFQKAYFDRYGGGANYVHPGYNKGTALGAEIIGTFVLVYTVFSATDPKRNARDSHVPVLAPLPIGFAVFMVHLATIPVTGTGINPARSFGAAVIYNKDKIWDDHWIFWVGPILGAAAAAIYHEHIIKASAIKALGSFRSNH; translated from the exons atggctAAAGATGTTGAAGTTGAAGagcaaagaggaggaggaggaggagaatacTCAGCAAAAGACTACCATGAACCACCACCAGCACCATTGATTGATGCAGAGGAGCTTACAAAGTGGTCCTTCTATAGAGCACTCATAGCTGAGTTCATAGCAACACTTTTATTCCTTTACATCACTGTCTTGACCATTATTGGTTATAGTAACCAAAGTGATACCACAATCAAGGGTAACACTCAGTGTGATGGTGTTGGAATCTTGGGTATTGCTTGGGCCTTTGGTGGCATGATCTTCATCCTTGTTTATTGCACTGCTGGCATTTCCG GAGGACACATCAACCCTGCAGTGACATTTGGGTTGTTCCTTGGCCGGAAGGTGTCGCTGATAAGGGCACTGTTGTACATAGTGGCACAGTGTGCCGGCGCCATCTGCGGCGCCGGACTGGCCAAGGGATTCCAGAAAGCTTACTTTGATAGGTATGGAGGTGGTGCCAACTACGTTCATCCTGGTTACAACAAAGGAACTGCTTTGGGTGCTGAAATTATTGGCACCTTCGTTCTTGTCTACACTGTCTTCTCTGCCACTGACCCTAAGAGAAACGCCAGAGACTCCCATGTTCCT gtGTTGGCACCACTGCCAATTGGATTTGCTGTGTTCATGGTTCACTTGGCCACAATCCCGGTAACGGGCACCGGCATCAACCCGGCAAGAAGCTTCGGAGCTGCCGTGATTTACAACAAAGACAAAATCTGGGATGACCAT TGGATATTCTGGGTTGGACCAATTCTTGGAGCTGCAGCGGCTGCAATCTACCATGAACACATTATTAAAGCATCTGCCATAAAAGCCCTTGGATCCTTCAGGAGCAACCATTAA